The following are encoded together in the Limanda limanda chromosome 12, fLimLim1.1, whole genome shotgun sequence genome:
- the LOC133015432 gene encoding SERTA domain-containing protein 3-like, whose translation MLGRGVKRKWSCLEELEVEMVPAAVTEEKEQHEEVESHEEVELLVAPPRSEPTHLQQRQRVLGLCLEKLQRVQVGMELSLRRSVLLINTLRQIQEDMQGDGGGACSPDPPLHGVHPDSRPLREEGPVTCPGCAEEDRDDLPLSPPLSPEFSSQEADSSADQQKPPPAAATISAFSDAVNAMGYLSDLTLDDIFEDIDTSMYETSDLPPAWSTSSLWPVSASLWADEDVKMRSPGHGSPGSLNDLDHIMEILVRS comes from the coding sequence ATGTTGGGTCGTGGTGTGAAGCGGAAGTGGAGctgcctggaggagctggaggtggagatggtCCCGGCTGCAGtgacggaggagaaggagcagcatGAGGAGGTGGAGTCACATGAGGAGGTGGAGCTCCTTGTGGCTCCTCCCAGATCCGAGCCGACCCAcctgcagcagcggcagcgggTGCTCGGCCTCTgtctggagaagctgcagcggGTCCAGGTCGGGATGGAGCTCAGCCTCCGCCGCTCGGTGCTGCTCATCAACACGCTGCGGCAGATCCAGGAGGACATGCAGGGCGACGGGGGTGGAGCCTGCAGCCCGGACCCTCCCCTCCACGGCGTCCACCCGGACTCCCGTCCTCTCAGGGAGGAGGGGCCGGTGACATGCCCGGGGTGCGCAGAGGAGGACAGGGACGACCTGCCTCTGTCTCCACCGCTGTCCCCCGAGTTCTCCTCTCAGGAGGCGGACAGCTCGGCCGACCAGCAGAaacccccccccgccgccgccaCCATCAGTGCTTTCAGTGATGCAGTAAACGCCATGGGCTACCTCAGCGACCTCACGCTGGACGACATCTTTGAGGACATCGACACGTCCATGTACGAGACTTCAGATCTGCCTCCCGCGTGGTCGACCAGCTCCTTGTGGCCCGTGAGCGCGTCGCTGTGGGCGGACGAGGACGTGAAGATGCGCTCGCCAGGCCACGGCTCCCCAGGGAGTCTGAATGATCTGGACCACATCATGGAGATCCTGGTGAGGTCGTGA